From one Vicinamibacterales bacterium genomic stretch:
- a CDS encoding sugar-transfer associated ATP-grasp domain-containing protein: protein MLAEAHPAVRQFLRFCALPYCYFGQIDWRECRKSRFEVALDLLHIFFRLRYYPDNYCPCRLFEKPRADWVYYYGSSYHPWARHQLRRVVQPFDWLEFFADKATLDAHFRQHAIPMPRTYAVLDPTGDYRQLARTALAESGADRLIMKPVSGAAGRGICLLIAHPEEPQVQSRSATMPLPAYSLGERYLLQEVLTQHESIARLYPHSINTVRTLTLLTRSGEPMIISAVMRFGVGGAFVDNWSAGGVAVGVDPSEGTLMRWAYDKHGRRFAAHPTTGVTFEGTRVPFWGEVIDLSERVQVTLPDYRLVGLDVAITPAGPKVIEVNGNPDLVFQEQTAGPLLRNRRVLEEFDRYGLLTNRYQRALLTPGES from the coding sequence ATGCTGGCTGAAGCACATCCCGCGGTTCGTCAGTTCTTGAGGTTCTGCGCCCTGCCCTACTGCTACTTTGGCCAGATTGACTGGCGGGAGTGTCGGAAGAGCCGATTCGAGGTTGCTCTCGACCTCCTCCACATCTTCTTCCGCCTTCGCTACTATCCCGACAACTACTGCCCATGTCGACTGTTCGAGAAGCCGAGGGCGGACTGGGTCTACTACTACGGCTCGAGCTACCACCCGTGGGCGCGCCATCAACTGCGCAGGGTGGTGCAGCCGTTCGACTGGCTCGAGTTCTTTGCGGACAAAGCCACACTGGATGCCCACTTCAGGCAGCACGCGATCCCGATGCCTCGGACCTACGCCGTGCTCGACCCGACGGGAGACTATCGCCAACTCGCACGAACTGCGCTGGCGGAGAGCGGCGCCGACCGCCTTATCATGAAACCGGTCTCTGGCGCCGCGGGACGTGGGATCTGTCTGCTGATCGCCCACCCCGAAGAGCCCCAGGTTCAGTCGCGGTCGGCGACGATGCCGCTGCCGGCGTATTCCTTGGGTGAGAGGTACCTCTTGCAGGAAGTGCTCACTCAGCATGAGAGCATTGCCCGTCTGTATCCCCACTCGATCAACACGGTCCGGACGCTCACTCTGCTGACCCGATCCGGTGAACCGATGATCATAAGCGCGGTGATGCGTTTCGGCGTCGGTGGCGCGTTCGTTGACAACTGGAGCGCCGGTGGCGTGGCCGTCGGAGTCGACCCTTCGGAGGGCACGCTGATGCGATGGGCGTACGACAAGCACGGCCGCCGGTTCGCCGCTCATCCCACAACGGGCGTGACGTTCGAAGGCACCCGCGTGCCGTTCTGGGGCGAGGTGATCGACCTTTCCGAACGGGTGCAGGTGACACTGCCGGATTACCGATTGGTGGGGTTGGATGTCGCGATCACTCCGGCAGGTCCGAAGGTGATCGAGGTCAACGGAAACCCCGACCTCGTGTTTCAAGAACAGACGGCGGGCCCGCTGCTGCGCAACCGTCGGGTGCTCGAGGAGTTCGATCGCTACGGGCTTCTCACGAACCGGTATCAGAGAGCCCTGCTCACGCCTGGCGAAAGCTAG
- a CDS encoding polysaccharide deacetylase family protein — MPWNWGIQAKSAFAAGLYHTRALRLADAVRPQGPIVLAYHRVLPEGHEQAAFIQPGMYVTSATLERHMGYLREWYNVVPLDEIFTQRTPARTCAVTFDDGWADNYAWAFPVLATYGIPATIFLATNLIGTTQWPWPDRLCLHVHTLPVSDVLSVVNEAFRKIGRPPMRLGAVSTDRYAAADAMVAALKPLPPPLVDAVLAKLTGMSTGADAGLRGQRPWLTWDEVSEMSQAGIAFGSHTHNHRILTQAPVGEARREIEDSRDMLAAKIGKRVTTFCYPNGNYNSELMHLVADSGFQIAVTTERGRVDLAGSPMAVNRLMIHDDMTSTVPMFACVITRTVPFF, encoded by the coding sequence ATGCCTTGGAACTGGGGGATCCAAGCGAAGAGTGCCTTCGCCGCTGGTCTCTACCACACCCGCGCGCTACGCCTGGCCGACGCCGTGCGGCCGCAAGGTCCCATTGTCCTGGCGTACCATCGCGTGTTGCCAGAGGGACACGAACAGGCCGCGTTCATTCAACCCGGCATGTACGTGACGAGCGCCACGCTCGAGCGCCACATGGGTTACCTCCGCGAGTGGTACAACGTGGTCCCGCTCGACGAGATCTTCACGCAGCGAACGCCGGCTCGCACGTGCGCCGTGACGTTCGATGACGGGTGGGCGGACAACTACGCCTGGGCGTTTCCTGTGCTGGCGACGTACGGGATTCCGGCGACGATCTTCCTGGCCACGAACCTGATTGGCACCACGCAATGGCCATGGCCGGATCGCCTCTGCCTCCACGTGCACACTCTGCCCGTCAGCGACGTCTTGAGCGTAGTCAACGAGGCCTTCCGGAAGATCGGGAGACCCCCAATGCGGCTGGGCGCCGTGTCAACTGACAGGTACGCCGCCGCGGACGCCATGGTAGCCGCTCTAAAACCTCTGCCACCTCCACTCGTAGACGCCGTCCTGGCAAAGCTGACTGGCATGTCGACGGGGGCCGACGCTGGCCTGCGCGGGCAACGGCCGTGGTTGACGTGGGACGAGGTGTCCGAGATGTCCCAGGCGGGGATCGCGTTCGGGTCACATACCCACAACCACCGGATTCTCACTCAGGCGCCCGTCGGCGAAGCGCGCCGCGAGATTGAGGATTCGAGGGACATGCTGGCCGCGAAGATCGGCAAGCGCGTCACGACCTTCTGCTATCCGAATGGCAATTACAATTCGGAACTGATGCACTTGGTCGCCGACTCAGGCTTCCAGATCGCGGTGACAACAGAGCGCGGACGCGTCGACTTGGCCGGAAGCCCGATGGCCGTCAACAGACTGATGATCCACGACGACATGACGAGCACAGTCCCAATGTTCGCGTGTGTCATCACTCGGACGGTACCCTTCTTCTGA